The window GCCGGTCTGCTGCTGGATAGCTCCTCTGTTGTCACTGTTGATTTCGGTGCCGGGATTGTTAATTCCGGTCAATCTGCCAATGAGCAGGGCCATGATGGTGAGCAGAACGAGAATGGCGGCGCGTCTGAACCGGGATCGTTTTCCTGCTGACATTAGTAGTTCCCCAGGTGTGCTGTATTTTAAGTTTTGAGTGGCAGTATCGGGTTTTGATTTTCTGACAAACCCGCCAGGCTCCAATGGAGAATAAAAAAACTCGGCTGTAATTGACACGTTGTGTTCGAATCTTTCTTTGAAAAGGGTAAACCTGAAATATTTCCGGGCTGTTCCAGGTAACATTACGTGATTCTGCCTTTTACGGTTGTGACTTTGAGTGCGCTATGCCACCGGCAGGGTGGAGCAACTCGGCATTTTTTGTGCTGAATCCATTGGTAAATACGTGGACTTTCATTGTACTGAAAACGTTTCCTGCTTGCGCTCACGGTTAGGGAGGTGTAAACACAGATAATTGAGACTCGATACGTGAATTTGGAAATCAGTTTAAAAGATCAAAATGGCATTTGTACCCAAAATCGGCACTTCAATCAAGCGACAGCTTGAAGAGCATGAGGCAGAGTGTCTCTCTCCCTACGCGGCCCTGAATAAACAATCGCGCGGCCGTCAGATTGAGGAGAAAGAGGATATCTCGGATATTCGTCTGCCGTTTCAAAGGGATCGGGATCGCATTGTCCATTCCAAGACGTTTCGCAGGCTTAAACATAAAACCCAGGTTTTCCTTGCGCCCACCGGCGACCACTACCGCACTCGCTTAACTCACGTTCTTGAAGTTTCCCAGATTGCCAGAACGATCGGTGCCGCCCTCTGTTTAAACGAGCCGCTCACCGAAGCGATAGCCCTTGGTCATGATCTCGGGCATACCCCGTTTGGCCATGCCGGCGAGGCAACCTTGAACGAACTGCATCCCGGTGGTTTTCGTCACTACGTGCACAGCCTGCGGGTGGTGGATAGACTGGAAAGTGGTGGCAAGGGACTCAATCTGACCTTTGAGGTGAGAAACGGTATCGTCCGCCACTCGAAAGGGAATTCAGATATTATCCCGAAAAACAAGGGGCACCTGGCGGCCACGTTGGAAGGTCAGGTGGTGCGGCTGGCGGATATCATCGCCTACGTAAATCACGATCTCGATGACGCCTTGCGCGCCGGTCTGCTCCGCGAGGGAGATCTGCCGGATGGCATCAAAAAAGTTGTTGGCGAGCGTCATTCCCAGCGAATCGGCACCATGGTCCGTGATCTGATTGTCGAAACCCTGCAGGCGGATGATGGCCAGTTGCATATTAGTGATGCTATGCTCGGGGCGATAAGCGATCTGCGCGCCTTTTTGTACCAGAACGTCTACCGCTATTACCGTGTCCATAACGAGTTTGAAAAGGCCCAGAGGATTATTCGTGACCTTTATGGGTATTTCCTTGAAAACGGGCTGGTGCGCAGGCGTGGCCGGGAGTGGATAGCGGACGGTAAAAACG of the Desulfosediminicola ganghwensis genome contains:
- a CDS encoding deoxyguanosinetriphosphate triphosphohydrolase: MAFVPKIGTSIKRQLEEHEAECLSPYAALNKQSRGRQIEEKEDISDIRLPFQRDRDRIVHSKTFRRLKHKTQVFLAPTGDHYRTRLTHVLEVSQIARTIGAALCLNEPLTEAIALGHDLGHTPFGHAGEATLNELHPGGFRHYVHSLRVVDRLESGGKGLNLTFEVRNGIVRHSKGNSDIIPKNKGHLAATLEGQVVRLADIIAYVNHDLDDALRAGLLREGDLPDGIKKVVGERHSQRIGTMVRDLIVETLQADDGQLHISDAMLGAISDLRAFLYQNVYRYYRVHNEFEKAQRIIRDLYGYFLENGLVRRRGREWIADGKNVLWEDEQRAHRQVCDFIAGMTDRYALDLYEHLFLPKPWSMR